In a genomic window of Gossypium arboreum isolate Shixiya-1 chromosome 7, ASM2569848v2, whole genome shotgun sequence:
- the LOC108458571 gene encoding U-box domain-containing protein 3, whose protein sequence is MDTTSVRCLINSIARFVHLVSCQTRKVVPIEKDYRNMVVVLKLLKPLLDDVVDCEIPSDEILCKECEEIDMLVNEAREFMENWCPKMSKIHMVLQSEPFLIKMQSSSLQICHILYKSLQSSPSTSSITSVQHCIREIKCLNLERLSENIGDALRSLKDGAIPCTDHLVKVIKSLNLTSNQELLKETVAVEKERMNAQANNAKGKLDQINQIVDLISHIRDYMLKIEHFEPTSGILIPPHFVCPLSLELMMDPVIVASGQTYDRASIQKWFDSGLTICPKTCQTLKHTNLTPNSTVKAMLANWCDKNNLQLSNRTGHAKLVSISSPSNHKSSQDLTHTDSFCCFANSSSSTSRSSIEVGSGLEKLKIDISSRYSGQCNRCQSVEIDKYDQSSDHSYIHSRTESAASEVSSIDYMPPALNDLSRRLKKPEMNEVAEISSKGLGTFPIRKDSGFSSWTSGKQLQVSGAKVEEAVNGNHDYNRAYSITFSGSGCDDLTTTSHVMKLVDNLKSLSNEVQTKAALELRLLAKNNMENRIIIGRCGAIAPLLSLLYSEVKLTQEHAVTALLNLSISEDNKAIIAKSGAIEPLIHVLKSGNDGAKENSAAALFSLSALEDYKARIGRSGAVKALVNLLSSGTLRGKKDAATALFNLSIFHENKARMVQAGAVKYLVQLMDPDSGMVDKAVALLSNLSTVAEGRVAIVREGGVPLLVEILESGSQRGKENAASVLLQLCLNSPKFCTLVLQEGAVPPLVALSQSGTPRAKEKAQQLLSHFRNQREGATGKSK, encoded by the exons ATGGACACAACCTCCGTGAGATGTCTTATTAACAGTATTGCTCGATTTGTTCATCTCGTATCATGCCAGACAAGAAAAGTTGTTCCTATTGAAAAGGATTACCGGAATATGGTTGTTGTGTTAAAACTTTTAAAACCGCTGCTTGATGATGTTGTTGATTGTGAGATACCTTCAGATGAAATTCTGTGTAAAGAGTGTGAAGAGATAGACATGCTTGTTAATGAGGCTCGAGAATTCATGGAGAACTGGTGTCCTAAGATGAGCAAAATCCACATG GTTCTCCAGAGTGAGCCTTTTCTGATAAAAATGCAAAGCTCTTCACTTCAGATATGTCACATATTATATAAATCGTTGCAGTCATCACCATCAACTTCAAGTATAACCAGTGTTCAG CACTGTATTCGGGAAATTAAATGTCTGAACCTGGAGAGACTATCAGAAAATATAGGAGATGCTTTGAGAAGTCTAAAAGATGGCGCTATTCCTTGTACTGATCATCTGGTAAAAGTTATCAAGTCACTGAACTTGACGTCAAACCAGGAATTGTTAAAAGAAACTGTGGCAGTGGAAAAAGAGAGAATGAATGCTCAAGCTAACAACGCGAAAGGGAAATTAgatcaaatcaatcaaattgtgGATCTCATCTCTCATATACGTGATTATATGCTTAAAATTGAGCATTTTGAACCCACAAGTGGCATTTTGATCCCTCCACATTTTGTTTGCCCCCTTTCATTGGAACTTATGATGGATCCTGTTATTGTGGCTTCTGGGCAAACTTATGACAGGGCCTCCATCCAGAAGTGGTTTGACAGTGGACTGACCATTTGCCCAAAGACCTGTCAGACACTAAAACATACAAATCTCACTCCAAATTCTACGGTGAAAGCTATGCTAGCAAATTGGTGTGACAAAAACAACTTACAACTTTCCAATCGCACTGGGCATGCTAAACTTGTCTCAATCTCTTCTCCTTCAAATCATAAATCCTCCCAAGATTTAACTCATACTGATAGCTTCTGTTGCTTTGCAAACAGTAGTAGTTCCACATCGAGATCATCAATTGAGGTTGGGTCTGGTTTAGAGAAGCTGAAGATTGACATCTCATCTAGATATAGCGGACAATGCAATAGATGCCAAAGTGTGGAGATTGACAAGTATGACCAATCCTCCGATCATTCATATATTCACAGCAGAACTGAATCAGCAGCAAGTGAAGTTTCCAGTATTGATTATATGCCTCCTGCTTTAAATGACTTGTCAAGAAGGTTGAAGAAACCTGAAATGAAtgaggtagctgaaatttcatcCAAGGGTCTTGGCACTTTTCCTATAAGAAAAGATTCTGGATTTTCTTCATGGACATCAGGCAAGCAGTTGCAGGTCTCTGGAGCAAAAGTAGAAGAGGCAGTTAATGGAAACCATGATTATAACAGAGCATACTCCATTACGTTTTCTGGGTCAGGATGTGATGATTTAACCACAACTTCCCATGTGATGAAATTAGTAGACAACCTCAAAAGCCTATCAAATGAAGTCCAAACTAAAGCTGCTCTAGAATTGCGCCTTCTTGCAAAGAACAACATGGAGAATCGTATAATTATTGGTCGCTGTGGTGCTATTGCACCATTACTATCTCTACTGTACTCAGAAGTGAAGCTAACCCAAGAGCATGCTGTTACAGCCCTTTTAAATCTTTCAATCAGTGAAGATAATAAGGCTATTATTGCAAAATCAGGAGCAATAGAGCCACTGATTCATGTTTTAAAGTCTGGAAATGATGGAGCCAAAGAAAATTCCGCGGCAGCTTTGTTCAGTCTTTCTGCCTTGGAAGATTACAAGGCAAGGATTGGACGCTCTGGTGCTGTCAAAGCCTTGGTGAATCTTCTGAGCTCAGGAACATTGAGAGGGAAAAAAGATGCTGCTACTGCTTTATTTAACTTATCAATCTTCCATGAAAATAAGGCTCGTATGGTTCAAGCGGGTGCTGTAAAATACCTCGTCCAGTTAATGGACCCTGATAGTGGGATGGTTGACAAGGCAGTTGCCCTTCTCTCAAACCTGTCGACAGTTGCGGAAGGGCGTGTGGCAATTGTACGAGAAGGTGGTGTCCCATTACTAGTTGAAATTCTTGAATCAGGATCACAGAGGGGTAAGGAGAATGCTGCATCTGTATTGCTGCAACTATGCCTTAATAGTCCCAAGTTCTGTACCCTGGTTTTGCAAGAAGGGGCTGTGCCACCCCTTGTCGCATTGTCCCAGTCTGGCACGCCAAGAGCAAAAGAAAAG GCACAGCAGCTTCTCAGTCACTTCCGGAATCAGAGAGAAGGTGCCACTGGGAAGAGCAAGTAA
- the LOC108460496 gene encoding mitochondrial inner membrane protease subunit 2: MASLSTWCRYIRHKLEYSFSLSWKSYKRGLISDRELYDTVWKNVFQGKLTYLHWNKGEAMAPTIGEQASTLLVRKIPIADPTRVFLGDVIVLKDPDNSENYLVRRLAATEGYEMVSKDEKDEPFVLEKDQCWVLADNDKLKPKEAKDSRLFGPVSMTDIVGRVIYSLRTAVDHGPVLNSHYSMRKDSSLLEIELDVNDMMKNHKA, from the exons ATGGCTTCTTTGTCGACTTGGTGTAGGTACATACGTCACAAGCTCGAGTACTCCTTCTCTCTTAGCTGGAAG AGCTATAAGAGAGGTCTAATCAGTGACCGGGAATTATATGATACAGTTTGGAAAAATGTATTTCAAGGAAAATTGACTTACTTACACTGGAATAAGGGAGAGGCAATGGCCCCAACAATTGGAGAACAAGCAAGTACTCTTCTTGTTCGAAAGATTCCAATTGCTGACCCAAC TCGAGTTTTTCTTGGAGATGTTATTGTCTTGAAGGACCCTGACAATTCAGAAAACTATCTGGTCAGAAGATTGGCTGCCACAGAAGGATATGAAATGGTGTCAAAGGATGAAAAAGATGAGCCATTTGTTCTTGAAAAGGACCAATGCTGGGTATTGGCTGACAACGACAAATTGAAGCCCAAG GAAGCTAAGGACAGTCGGTTATTTGGTCCTGTTTCTATGACCGACATAGTTGGTCGAGTTATATATAGTCTGCGAACAGCTGTTGACCATGGTCCTGTTCTGAACAG TCATTACAGCATGCGGAAGGATTCTTCGCTGTTGGAAATAGAGCTGGATGTCAATGACATGATGAAAAATCACAAAGCCTAA
- the LOC108459147 gene encoding TOM1-like protein 2 — MDKMKLAQWGEKLKTGGAQMSRMVSGKMKEILQGPTPESKLVDEATLETLEEPNWGMNMRICSMINSEEFNGTEIVRAIKKKICGKNATSQRLSLDLLEACTVNCEKVASEVASEKVLEEMVKIIQNPQTYHQNREKAFDLIRAWGQSDDLAYLPVFHQTYMSLKERSAQLPVGDDDENSSPLYQTLESYMGEPLPPPENYPANNTGLQGNDFAYNYGSLSVEQKKELFEVTRNSLEVLSSILSTGTEPKPAKDELTESMLEKCKQSQLAIHMIIESTSDDDGILFEALNLNDELQQVISKFEGLETGSKFDTAAANPAAPVETDKESTVGAALSAHDKTKTSASMPTHNETKMSASPKADGIESSIDMKTWNEN; from the exons ATGGATAAAATGAAACTAGCTCAATGGGGTGAGAAATTGAAAACTGGTGGAGCTCAAATGAGTAGAATGGTTAGTGGGAAAATGAAGGAAATTCTACAAGGGCCAACACCCGAATCGAAACTTGTAGATGAAGCCACATTAGAGACCTTAGAAGAACCTAATTGGGGAATGAATATGAGGATATGTTCTATGATCAATAGTGAGGAGTTCAATGGGACCGAAATTGTTAGGGCCATAAAAAAGAAGATATGCGGGAAAAATGCTACCAGCCAAAGGTTGAGTCTTGATTTGTTGGAAGCTTGTACTGTGAATTGCGAGAAGGTAGCTTCCGAGGTGGCTTCGGAGAAAGTGTTGGAAGAGATGGTTAAGATCATCCAGAATCCGCAAACATATCACCAGAATAGAGAAAAAGCTTTTGACTTGATTCGTGCTTGGGGACAGTCTGATGATCTTGCATACCTACCTGTGTTTCACCAAACTTATATG AGCTTGAAAGAAAGAAGCGCACAACTGCCAGTGGGTGATGATGATGAGAACTCATCTCCCTTGTACCAGACTCTGGAATCTTATATGGGAGAGCCATTGCCTCCCCCTGAAAATTATCCTGCCAATAACACAGGATTGCAGGGTAATGATTTTGCCTATAATTACGGGAGTTTATCTGTTGAGCAAAAGAAGGAACTTTTTGAAGTAACTCGGAACAGCCTTGAGGTGCTCTCTAGCATATTGAGTACAGGAACAGAGCCAAAACCGGCAAAG GATGAGCTGACAGAGAGCATGCTGGAGAAGTGCAAGCAGTCACAGCTTGCTATTCATATGATCATAGAAAGCACTAGTGATGACGATGGTATCCTCTTTGAGGCATTGAATCTGAATGATGAGCTTCAACAAGTCATCTCCAAATTTGAGGGACTGGAAACTGGTTCAAAATTTGACACAGCTGCGGCTAATCCTGCTGCTCCTGTGGAGACCGATAAGGAAAGTACAGTGGGAGCAGCGCTTTCGGCCCACGACAAAACCAAGACCAGTGCATCCATGCCCACCCATAATGAAACCAAGATGAGTGCTTCCCCAAAAGCAGATGGTATTGAGTCCAGCATTGATATGAAAACATGGAACGAGAACTGA
- the LOC108450899 gene encoding structural maintenance of chromosomes protein 1, whose translation MPSLTSPGKILRLELENFKSYKGLQTIGPFSDFTAIIGPNGAGKSNLMDAISFVLGVRTGQLRGGQLRDLIYAFDDREKEQRGRRAFVRLVYQLAGGSELCFTRSITSTGGSEYRIDSSVVNVEEYNGKLRSLGILVKARNFLVFQGDVESIASKNPKELTGLLEQISGSESVKNKYEELEELKARAEEKSALIYQRKRTIVMERKQKKEQKEEAEKHFRLQDELKSLKKEHYLWQLHNIEKDIDKITDELDSEKKNREDVMHELEHFEAEAAKKKKEQAKYLKEIAQCEKRISERSIRVDKSQPELLKLNEEMSRINSKIKSNRKELERKKEERRKHGDDIKELQKGIQDLTAKLEELNEKSRDGTGKLPLLDSQLTEYFQIKEDAGMKTAKLRDEKELLDRQQHTDIEAQKNLEENLQQLRNREQELEAQEDQMRTRLKKILDTSAKQKDELAELKKELREMQDRHQKSRSKHENLKSKIAEIENQLRELKADRHENERDARLSQAVETLKRLFQGVHGRMTDLCRPTQKKYNLAVTVAMGRFMDAVVVEDENTGKECIKYLKEQRLPPQTFIPLQSVRVKPIIERLRTLGGTAKLIFDVIQFDPALEKAVLFAVGNTLVCDDLEEAKVLSWTGERFKVVTVDGILLSKSGTMTGGTSGGMEARSNKWDDKKIEGLKKKKEQFESELEELGSIREMQLKESETSGRISGLEKKIQYADIEKKSIEDKLKNLKQEKKNIKDRIGHITPEIQKLKDVSDKRSKDIMKLEKRINEIVDRLFKSFSQSVGVANIREYEENQLKAAQNMAEERLSLSNQLAKLKYQLEYERKRDVDSRIKKLESSISSLENDLKLVHKKEAEVKLATEKASEDINRWKEEVKEWKSKSEDCEKEIQEWKKQASAATTSISKLNRQINSKETQINQLDEWKGEIIEKCDLEHIELPLIADPMETESSNGKEFDFSQLNRSLLQDRRPSDREKLEAEFKQKIDALVSEIERTAPNLKALDQYKTLQEKERDVTEEFELARKEEKQVADEYNSVKQKRYELFMDAFNHISSNIDRIYKQLTKSGTHPLGGTAYLNLENEDDPFLQGIKYTAMPPTKRFRDMEQLSGGEKTVAALALLFSIHSYKPSPFFILDEVDAALDNLNVAKVAGFIRSKSCDGARTSQDSEIGSGFQSIVISLKDSFYDKAEALVGVYRDSERSCSRTLTFDLTKYRES comes from the exons ATGCCGTCTTTGACTTCTCCAGGAAAAATACTTCGCCTAGAGCTTGAGAACTTCAAGTCCTACAAGGGTCTTCAAACTATCGGTCCCTTCTCCGACTTCACCGCCATTATTGGACCGAATGGGGCAGGCAAGTCCAATCTCATGGATGCAATCAGCTTCGTTCTTGGAGTCCGAACTGGTCAGCTACGTGGGGGCCAACTCAGAGACCTAATATATGCTTTCGACGACCGTGAAAAGGAACAACGTGGCCGACGCGCATTTGTGCGATTAGTTTACCAGCTTGCCGGTGGCTCCGAACTCTGTTTCACTCGTTCCATCACTAGTACTGGAGGTAGCGAGTACCGTATCGACAGCAGTGTTGTCAACGTGGAGGAGTACAATGGAAAGTTAAGATCACTTGGTATTCTCGTTAAGGCCCggaattttcttgtttttcaG GGTGATGTCGAGTCCATTGCTTCAAAAAATCCCAAAGAACTGACAGGGCTGCTCGAGCAGATTTCGGGCTCTGAATCAGTAAAGAACAAATATGAGGAGTTGGAAGAGCTAAAAGCTAGGGCTGAAGAAAAATCAGCGCTTATTTATCAAAGAAAGAGGACAATAGTGATGGAGAGAAAGCAAAAGAAAGAACAGAAGGAAGAAGCTGAAAAGCACTTCCGCTTGCAAGATGAGCTG AAATCTTTGAAAAAGGAGCATTATTTGTGGCAATTGCATAACATAGAGAAGGACATTGACAAGATTACTGATGAACTCGACTCTGAAAAAAAGAACCGTGAAGATGTGATGCATGAGCTAGAACATTTTGAAGCTGAAGCAGCTAAAAAGAAGAAGGAACAGgctaaatacctaaaggagatTGCTCAATGTGAAAAAAGGATCTCCGAGAGAAGCATTAGAGTTGATAAAAGT CAACCTGAGCTTCTGAAATTAAATGAAGAAATGTCTCGTATAAATTCAAAAATCAAGAGTAATCGAAAGGAGcttgaaagaaaaaaagaagaaaggagGAAACATGGTGATGATATAAAAGAATTACAGAAAGGCATACAGGATCTGACTGCAAAGTTGGAAGAGTTAAATGAAAAAAGCCGCGATGGCACAGGGAAACTCCCTTTGCTTGATAGTCAACTTACCGAGTATTTCCAAAT TAAGGAGGATGCTGGGATGAAAACTGCTAAGTTAAGAGATGAGAAGGAGCTTCTCGATAGGCAACAACATACTGAtattgaagctcaaaaaaatttGGAAGAAAATCTCCAACAGTTGAGAAATAGGGAGCAAGAGTTGGAAGCACAGGAAGACCAAATGCGAACTAGACTGAAGAAGATTCTTGATACCTCTGCTAAACAGAAGGACGAACTTGCAGAATTAAAAAAGGAACTACGAGAAATGCAAGATAGACATCAGAAGTCCAG ATCTAAGCATGAGAACCTCAAGTCCAAAATTGCTGAAATAGAAAATCAGTTACGTGAGCTGAAGGCTGATCGACATGAAAATGAAAGGGATGCTAGGTTGTCTCAAGCTGTTGAGACTCTGAAACGCCTGTTTCAAGGTGTTCATGGTCGCATGACTGATCTTTGTAGACCAACACAGAAGAAGTACAACCTTGCAGTCACTGTTGCCATGGGCAGATTTATGGATGCTGTTGTTGTAGAGGATGAAAATACCGGAAAGGAATGTATTAAG TATTTGAAAGAGCAAAGGCTTCCTCCTCAGACTTTCATTCCTCTTCAATCAGTGCGTGTTAAGCCTATCATTGAAAGGTTGCGCACCTTAGGTGGCACAGCGAAGCTTATCTTTGATGTGATCC AATTTGACCCTGCTTTGGAGAAGGCAGTTCTTTTTGCTGTTGGGAATACTCTAGTTTGTGATGATCTTGAAGAAGCCAAGGTTCTTAGCTGGACTGGAGAGAGGTTTAAAG TTGTAACTGTTGATGGGATTCTACTCTCAAAGTCCGGCACAATGACTGGTGGTACAAGTGGTGGAATGGAAGCTAGGTCGAATAAATGGGATGATAAGAAAATTGAAG GtttgaaaaaaaagaaggaaCAATTTGAATCAGAGCTGGAAGAGCTTGGATCAATTAGAGAGATGCAGCTAAAGGAGTCTGAAACATCTGGGAGAATTAGTGGACTTGAAAAGAAAATCCAATATGCTGACATTGAGAAG AAAAGCATAGAAGACAAGCTTAAAAACTTGAAGCAGGAGAAGAAGAATATTAAGGATAGGATTGGACATATAACTCCTGAGATTCAAAAG TTAAAAGATGTGAGTGATAAAAGGAGCAAAGACATCATGAAGTTGGAGAAGAGGATTAATGAAATTGTTGATCGACTTTTCAAAAGTTTTAGTCAGTCTGTAGGGGTGGCAAACATCCGTGAGTATGAAGAAAATCAGCTCAAGGCTGCCCAGAATATGGCAGAAGAGAGGCTTAGCTTGAGTAATCAACTTGCAAAGTTGAAGTATCA GTTGGAGTATGAGCGTAAACGAGATGTAGATTCAAGAATTAAGAAGCTGGAATCTTCTATCAGTTCCTTGGAAAATGATTTAAAACTGGTTCACAAAAAAGAGGCTGAAGTCAAGTTGGCAACAGAAAAGGCTTCTGAAGATATCAATCGGTGGAAGGAAGAAGTGAAGG AGTGGAAATCCAAGTCAGAAGACTGTGAGAAGGAAATTCAGGAATGGAAGAAGCAGGCTTCTGCTGCTACGACATCCATATCCAAACTTAATCGCCAAATAAATTCTAAG GAGACTCAGATTAATCAACTGGATGAATGGAAGGGGGAAATCATTGAAAAGTGTGACTTAGAGCACATTGAGCTTCCTCTCATTGCAGACCCAATGGAAACTGAATCTTCAAATGGGAAGGAGTTTGATTTTAGTCAGTTAAATCGATCACTTCTGCAGGATCGAAGGCCTTCTGATAGGGAGAAGCTTGAGGCAGAATTCAAACAAAAAATTGATGCTCTAGTGTCGGAAATTGAAAGAACTGCTCCCAATTTGAAGGCTCTTGACCAATATAAGACTCTTCAAGAAAAGGAAAGAGATGTAACTGAAGAGTTTGAATTagccagaaaagaggagaagCAAGTAGCTGATGAATACAATTCAGTTAAGCAGAAGAG ATATGAGTTGTTCATGGATGCTTTCAACCACATTTCTAGTAATATCGATAGGATTTACAAACAGCTAACAAAGAGTGGTACGCATCCATTGGGTGGGACAGCATATTTGAACTTAGAAAATGAGGATGATCCTTTTCTACAAGGTATCAAATACACAGCTATGCCGCCAACAAAGCGCTTCAGGGATATGGAACAACTATCTGGTGGAGAAAAAACAGTTGCAGCACTTGCTCTACTCTTCTCCATCCACAG CTACAAGCCTTCACCCTTTTTCATATTGGATGAAGTGGATGCTGCATTGGATAATCTAAACGTTGCAAAGGTAGCTGGATTCATCCGTTCAAAATCATGTGATGGAGCAAGGACTAGCCAGGACAGTGAAATTGGAAGCGGTTTCCAAAGTATAGTGATATCACTTAAAGATAGCTTTTATGACAAGGCCGAGGCTTTGGTTGGAGTTTATCGGGATTCAGAGAGGAG CTGCTCGAGAACTTTAACGTTTGACTTGACCAAATACCGAGAGTC